A window of Syngnathoides biaculeatus isolate LvHL_M chromosome 9, ASM1980259v1, whole genome shotgun sequence contains these coding sequences:
- the LOC133506038 gene encoding uncharacterized protein LOC133506038: MLQLTVVDTPVQMLVDTGATHSSINMPLPSTALSRRVTTLVGFSGRPQTLPFTRPLKTEITNTGQKLYHSYVHAMDTPINLMGRDMLSALRAQILCGEKGLTVTFPGEQVLECSQPVTPRGQWLMAPLPTVPETAPIYWARLNPETPLGGGVYSTSLLWKPWIQALAPYHPPVDPLHCTLYYDRDSDEVYRDAFEEIEGVDWTLQSPCIFVGPEGVAANVQLSPEQEQWFKMGEEGLPHVTLAVSPGHEPRQLGPMVKRLTQQHDWMMTEIPDVWHSATTKSYRIMAKMVDESDLELVFLDRHHGRELTHHESALAMLDQMPQTLWSHGPFDVGFCHTVQPIQLEVDCSIQVRRPQYRWPKEADKGMEDTVAGLWDAGVLETSAFSWNTPLRPVQKADGVTWRMAHDLRPLNDITITPVFPVPDPHRILSSLDPQKQWYTVIDLANAYFCLPLAESIRHVFAISYKGVKLQYKRLPQGFKNSPGIFNQVLKDFLFSCELSQGSVLLQYVDDLLIAAETSNQCVEATRAVLLKLADLGFKVSRKKLQCCRKSVVFLGRVITPAGLAMSPNHRSSILRHPRPETVLDMLSFLGLCGYSRA; encoded by the coding sequence ATGCTTCAGTTGACAGTGGTGGACACTCCGGtccagatgttggtggacactgGAGCAACACATTCATCAATCAACATGCCACTGCCAAGTACAGCGTTGTCGAGACGAGTTACAACGTTGGTCGGCTTCTCGGGACGTCCTCAGACTCTGCCCTTTACCCGGCCATTGAAAACGGAAATCACAAACACTGGACAGAAACtatatcattcatatgttcatgCAATGGACACACCCATCAATTTAATGGGCAGAGACATGTTGTCAGCATTGAGAGCCCAGATATTGTGTGGCGAGAAGGGACTTACAGTGACATTTCCTGGCGAACAGGTTCTGGAATGCTCCCAGCCTGTGACACCTAGGGGTcagtggttgatggcaccactcCCCACAGTACCTGAAACGGCACCGATCTACTGGGCTAGATTGAATCCTGAgactccacttgggggaggtgTCTACTCCACTTCCCTCCTGTGGAAACCGTGGATCCAGGCATTGGCACCGTACCACCCCCCAGTGGACCCATTGCATTGCACTCTATATTACGATAGGGATTCGGATGAAGTATATAGAGATGCGTTTGAAGAAATCGAGGGAGTTGATTGGACACTACAGTCACCATGCATCTTTGTAGGCCCAGAGGGAGTGGCAGCGAATGTGCAGTTGTCgccagagcaagaacaatggttcaaaatgggTGAGGAAGGTCTGCCCCATGTAACACTGGCTGTGTCGCCAGGCCATGAGCCCCGCcaattggggcccatggtgaaacgATTAACACAACAACATGACTGGATGATGACTGAGATTCCAGATGTGTGGCATTCGGCCACAACCAAAAGTTACAGGATAATGGCAAAAATGGTAGATGAGTCAGACCTTGAATTGGTCTTCCTGGACCGCCATCATGGGCGGGAACTGACGCACCATGAGTCTGCACTGGCGATGCTGGATCAAATGCCACAGACCTTGTGGTCACATggtccatttgatgttggtttttgtcaTACGGTTCAACCGATCCAATTGGAAGTTGATTGCTCCATTCAGGTCCGCCGTCCTCAATATCGATGGCCGAAGGAAGCAGACAAAGGTATGGAGGACACAGTGGCAGGATTGTGGGATGCGGGGGTGTTGGAAACGTCGGCGTTCTCTTGGAACACACCTCTGAGGCCGGTCCAGAAGGCTGATGGGGTGACATGGAGGATGGCCCACGATTTGCGGCCACTGAATGATATAACTATAACTCCAGTTTTTCCAGTTCCTGACCCCCATCGCATCCTGTCctccctggatcctcagaaacaGTGGTATACGGTAATTGATTTGGCGAATGCATATTTCTGTTTACCACTGGCTGAGTCAATACGACACGTGTTTGCAATTTCTTACAAAGGGgtgaaattgcagtacaaaCGACTCCCACAGGGCTTCAAGAATTCGCCGGGAATCTTTAATCAGGTATTGAAGGACTTCTTATTTTCATGTGAACTATCCCAAGGCTCagtgctcctgcagtatgtggacGATCTCCTCATTGCGGCCGAAACATCCAACCAGTGTGTGGAAGCCACACGAGCAGTGCTGTTGAAGCTTGCGGACCTGGGCTTCAAAGTGTCAAGGAAAAAGTTACAGTGCTGTCGTAAGTCTGTGGTTTTTCTGGGGCGTGTCATCACACCAGCCGGTTTGGCTATGTCCCCTAATCACCGCAGCTCCATCTTGCGACACCCACGTCCAGAAACAGTGCTGGACATGCTGTCTTTCTTGGGATTGTGTGGCTACAGCCGAGCCTAA